Proteins encoded together in one Octopus sinensis unplaced genomic scaffold, ASM634580v1 Contig18963, whole genome shotgun sequence window:
- the LOC118761992 gene encoding snRNA-activating protein complex subunit 3-like — MQQSKIYWDVENYQKVERIFRSSVEFCNENEVWRLNVAHVLFMQEKYKEAISFYEPITVDISAIILANLCVSYIMINRNEEAEEIMRKIEKDELQNSPIPEQEYVVLGHQYLSNLRDAIRCPRDLEIAGDLSSRVELEVNHNRASEWARNFTGNCKWREKLSKSGVYKMEGTQFSDLTVQLGYPYVYMHQGNCQHVVVFSDVRLPFWLDFGKYPLRIGKSKRLKMACQCCKMFVARWITTQNNLCPHDPCYLCQSCYSLLCFDESGNKIGNFVTHYYAESDFVL, encoded by the exons ATGCAGCAGTCTAAAATTTACTGGGATGTAGAAAACTATCAAAAAGTCGAACGAATATTCCGTTCTTCGGTGGAATTCTGCAACGAAAATGAAGTCTGGCGACTCAATGTGGCTCACGTGCTGTTTATGCAAGAAAAGTACAAAGAGGCAATTAGTTTCTACGAACCAATC ACTGTCGACATAAGTGCAATAATTCTGGCCAATTTGTGCGTTTCTTACATCATGATCAACCGGAATGAGGAAGCAGAGGAAATTATGCGCAAGATTGAGAAGGACGAACTGCAG AATTCCCCAATCCCCGAGCAAGAGTACGTCGTGTTGGGCCACCAATACCTCAGCAACCTTCGGGATGCAATTCGGTGTCCCCGGGACTTGGAAATTGCTGGAGATTTGAGTTCCCGCGTAGAATTAGAGGTTAACCACAACAGAGCATCG GAATGGGCGCGAAATTTTACAGGAAATTGTAAATGGCGGGAAAAACTGTCTAAATCGGGAGTATATAAGATGGAGGGGACTCAATTTAGTGATTTGACTGTGCAGTTGGGATATCCCTACGTTTATATGCATCAGGGGAACTGTCAGCATGTTGTTGTGTTCTCGGATGTGAGGTTGCCTTTTTGG TTGGATTTTGGGAAGTACCCTCTGAGAATAGGCAAGTCAAAGCGGCTGAAGATGGCATGTCAGTGTTGTAAGATGTTTGTGGCGAGATGGATCACTACTCAGAACAACCTGTGTCCTCATGACCCATGCTATTTGTGTCAGTCGTGCTATTCCTTGCTCTGTTTTGACGAAAGTGGCAATAAAATCGGGAATTTTGTGACTCATTATTATGCGGAGTCTGACTTTGTTctttga
- the LOC115231956 gene encoding jerky protein homolog-like, whose protein sequence is MFHNLRSEISRKQYLKFAEIDDNTIAWVNSMDLKGAILNDRIITEKAKAFALNLGITEFKGSKGWLVKFKKRNGLKLRNMHGESATPNFDPNLVSDFIELIKNKISLYGAQNVYNADETGLFYKMIPSKSVCKTIKSGYKAKFFNIENLEYIENIGSSMIQTLRRNKSKLTDFFVFN, encoded by the coding sequence ATGTTTCATAACCTAAGATCTGAAATTTCCCGCAAACAATATTTAAAGTTTGCTGAAATCGATGATAATACTATTGCTTGGGTCAATTCAATGGATCTTAAAGGAGCCATTTTAAATGATAGGATTATTACTGAGAAAGCAAAAGCCTTTGCATTGAATCTCGGGATTACTGAATTCAAAGGAAGCAAAGGGTGGTTAGTTAAATTTAAAAAGAGGAATGGTTTGAAATTACGTAATATGCATGGAGAATCTGCAACTCCAAATTTTGACCCTAATTTAGTATCAGATTTCATTgaattaatcaaaaataaaatcagtctttACGGAGCTCAAAATGTTTATAATGCCGATGAAACTGGCTTATTTTACAAAATGATACCGTCTAAGAGTGTTTGTAAAACCATTAAATCTGGCTATAAAGCTAAATTCTTTAATATAGAAAATCTTGAGTATATTGAAAACATTGGATCTTCAATGATCCAAACTCTAAGAAGAAACAAGTCGAAACttactgatttttttgtttttaattaa